The Vespula vulgaris chromosome 2, iyVesVulg1.1, whole genome shotgun sequence genome has a segment encoding these proteins:
- the LOC127061492 gene encoding protein furry isoform X7, with translation MLPESEKNIDNMIEGGDTQSSTTNDPHTEVSESRIVHSEGLHEGISESISQTNPETGQELLTVHGATQGESSDAVSIHTASTSASGNESSSSRVSAITVILPWGAQKETVRPQQIGDMDLSPGEFVMRTSFAKFTAQAEKKMEAVMTEHEKALSKILQRGEDPQFDQLLSAFGSVAEHCLPSILRALFNWYERQLGDKGSDQKKPAAGKEDQKGKSIMYTIVSGSVETVERSEADLLQERRDLAVEFIFCLMLIEVLRQLPFHPGHEDLVTYIENIAFKHFKYREGIQNEPNAANIHIIADLYAEVIGVLAQSRFMSVRKRFMVELKELRAKEPGPHTTQSIISLLMGMKFFRVKMVPIEEFEASFQFMQECAQYFLEVKDKDVKHALAGLFVEILVPVAAAVKNEVNVPCLKNFVEMLYSTTLDMCTKSKHRLALFPLVTCLLCVSQKTFFLQNWHYFLAMCLSQLKNRDPKMCRVALEALYRLLWVYMIRVKCESNSATQSRLQSIVNSLFPKGSKAVVPRDTPLNIFVKIIQFIAQERLDFAMREIVFDLLSVGRPVKIILTPERMSIGLRAFLVVADSLQQKEGEPPMPRTMGVLPSGNTVRVKKTFLNKMLTEDTARSIGMSSYFPHVRRVFVDILRALDVHYGRPLMMTSTQNMNKEPDEMITGERKPRIDLFRTCVAAVPRLIPDGMTGAELVDLLSRLTVHMDEELRGLAYQSLQTLALDFPDWRQDVVLGFTQFLARDVQDTFPQLVDNGLRMLLQLLTSWKNALISPNIRLKEQTVENARSNIRPNVDTTIKRSESGQKVEPISCVFHLVEGFALVMLCNCRLYPRRLAVHILRELKFLLKILGTPDDDQPVIDVIDACCPTVLEKCYHMLPPAEKAAAASTFNIDLQWIADRSSCVWTAGFHDENSTKSSSSLNLNGADPWGTCLFAFLEKDRVLTQCSNAVAHSWPIVFTRINSLFSVVDPTPVNDNRASLLRSSTTVRKPVNERDVYMHVWKNYLTFGYRVVPPVPSPVVRCASPDLSLSGQHTVEFGVLCMSKELSQSLENLGGAQTLPGRFSVPSISGIYIRHKRTSSSPDSLSAERGDNKSPGTNASPAALYKLTVPLLRCEAIDVRDAAVQAIGKVNADALKDLMEELVPYIREAVDRKQENMRRRRRRDALRLQLVRVLELIAEYGTFGICPAVLDRETQSLHPTFVEYIDGARIYLENETDKEAPAVRDIKLHFCNFIRKMIESFSLETCHSLLKRDLRRNLFMLFASWAGPYGRPLTTVSSLHEEEKTCTELQLSALQAMSGLLCCGPCFNPQSLSEEGAILYQWLDLLLASKDEKIYALARETVVLLLEGNPDIGALLDWVVDRCYTGAPHVADGCFLALATIFSAREYPCDHYTSIINVTLMNTGCPRAPVHDEALQLLQLLDQRFFGNVGPLPATEPETGQEDLAASSTATASGAVQQSNPTAGVSSSGTIRGGTLDVLLSTTYCRSQMYLSRQLAQLHPELTMPMFSEITHRFQTARREVRQLLLQYLLPWLHNMELVDPNVPPPSNPLSYYQYYASEMTRGGARREGWGSAEATEMVLNNLFYITAKFSDEHPKDIEELWATLCGCWPNNLKVIIRYLIIVSGMAPQELLSYAKRVVLYLARARPDRLVDEMMTELQTVETLNCLIERTETPPFYRLTSMRKASSHSDAPTADPANPPRDLGVEKGTIHTKRHSGEDPVKTGSKSDTALRALAGFQTPRTEKTRTASGPPVLPDDLSTPTTEVELTTDESCYIARPVGMSGKTQCIGEKFDIPQPHPLPMPEYGGYFAPLTEYLPDSSQPISGFHRCNIAVMLLTDVVVDGVQVDWAIHVPLMLHIVFLGLDHSRPLVRDHCRCLLLNLLVVLGDHRDHLGVARILLASKTKQLGLGLPTPALPVLEHNFTEVDPEFDSYLYGPPTVPPPTTPPHSSSPPPSCTPPPPPPPPPPLPPPSFTESSASFSAPPPPPPPPPPPSLLSSANGTPTHSPVPISMSTTPISMNHVFQQLVDNCKDYGGPHSYDSTVCNSWPPTSGTSTTVPPVIVTPEDSNNWVGPQPGPNMPIQDVIKSLINFLASRINQPLWNYEDMTAKVWWVRSAEQLTVLLRHVLRVFRDSLPHALVSQRWAQIALQLGLSCSSRHYAGRSLQVFRALRVPITSRMLSDILSRLVETVAEQGEDMQGYVTELLLTLEAAVDSLESDFRPLDFMKEIFKSTPNLNNKDPVSGIVIGGKRSPGVNGCPTGPQILSHLNQVGHTRSTSYSVSYCMKKSSGGNTAVSELKELDNRGGCNKYPNSNLSRSRSAQSLKLLGDSATQDDKMTILAQLFWLSVSLLESDYEHEFLLALRLLSRVLHRLPLDRPDARDKVEKLQQQLRWNSFPGVHALLLKGCTSPNTYEPVVTLLSQFTPLLDLPVVDPTQSLAFPMNVVSLLPYMLLHYEDANELCIRSAENIAQVSAEKGKKLENLGTVMTLYSRRTFSKESFQWTKCVVKYLYDTYAHLSFDMLAFLVEVLEKGPGSVALPVLSIIHCILHYVDLASQAAQPINTELLQVISKYVEGPHWKEALKILKLVVTRSSTLVAPPTSMHVSSWESSLASPHPSFTDTEIFTKKELPGCDKNNNHNV, from the exons ATGTTACctgaaagtgaaaaaaatatagacaaCATGATAGAAG GGGGGGATACGCAATCCAGTACAACAAATGATCCACATACTG AAGTTTCAGAATCTAGAATTGTACATAGTGAGGGATTACATGAAGGTATATCTGAATCGATATCCCAAACTAATCCTGAAACTGGTCAGGAACTACTCACAGTTCATGGGGCAACGCAAGGAGAAAGTAGTGATGCAGTTAGTATTCATACTGCTAGTACATCAGCATCTGGCAATG AATCCAGTTCTAGTAGAGTAAGTGCAATAACAGTTATACTACCTTGGGGTGCTCAAAAAGAAACAGTAAGGCCCCAACAAATTGGAGATATGGATTTAAGCCCTGGAGAATTTGTAATGCGTACTTCATTTGCTAAATTCACTGCACaagcagagaaaaaaatggaagctGTGATGACAGAACAT gAAAAAGCActatcaaaaatattacaaagagGAGAGGATCCACAATTTGATCAGCTTTTATCAGCATTTGGATCAGTTGCAGAGCATTGTTTACCTTCTATTTTACGTGCATTATTTAATTGGTATGAAAGACAATTAGGTGATAAAGGTAGTGATCAAAAGAAACCTGCTGCTGGAAAAGAAGATCAAAAGGGCAAAAg TATTATGTATACGATCGTATCAGGAAGTGTAGAGACAGTAGAAAGAAGTGAAGCAGATCTACTTCAAGAACGCAGAGATCTTGCtgttgaatttatattttgtttgatGTTAATTGAAGTATTGCGACAATTGCCATTTCATCCAGGTCATGAAGATTTAGTAACATATATTGAGAATATTgcttttaaacattttaaatatagaGAAGG gATACAAAATGAACCCAATGCtgcaaatatacatattattgcCGATCTCTATGCGGAAGTAATAGGAGTTTTAGCACAGTCGCGATTTATGTCTGTCAGAAAACGTTTTATGgtagaattaaaagaattacGTGCTAAGGAACCTGGACCTCATACTACACaaagtattatttctttattaatgggaatgaaattttttagaGTTAAG ATGGTACCAATAGAAGAATTTGAAGCATCTTTCCAATTTATGCAAGAATGTGCACAGTACTTCTTAGAagtgaaagataaagatgtAAAACATGCTTTAGCTGGTTTATTTGTTGAAATATTGGTACCAGTTGCTGCT GCTGTGAAAAATGAAGTCAATGTACCTTGTTTGAAAAACTTTGTTGAAATGTTATATTCTACAACCTTAGATATGTGTACTAAATCTAAGCACAGATTGGCATTATTTCCTCTTGTAACATGTTTGTTATGCGTTAGTCAAAAGACATTCTTTTTACAAAACTGGCACTATTTTTTGGCTATGTGTCTTTCTCAATTGAAGAATAGAGATCCTAAAATGTGCAGAGTTGCATTAG AGGCTTTATATCGATTACTTTGGGTATATATGATACGCGTTAAATGTGAAAGTAATTCAGCCACACAAAGCAGACTACAAAGTATAGTGAATTCTTTGTTTCCCAAAGGATCTAAGGCAGTAGTACCTAGGGACACACCTTTGAATATATTTGTGAagattatacaatttattgcACAAGAAAGACTTGATTTTGCAATGAGGGAGATAGTATTTGATTTATTGTCTGTTGGAAGAccagtaaaaattattttaacaccCGAAAGAATGAGTATCGGATTACGAGCATTTTTAGTAGTGGCAGATAGTCTTCAACAAAAAGAAGGCGAACCACCTATGCCAAGAACTATGGGTGTATTACCCAGCGGAAATACAGTTCGcgtaaaaaaaacttttctaaACAAG ATGTTAACAGAAGATACAGCTAGGAGTATCGGAATGTCCTCGTATTTTCCACACGTACGTAGAGTGTTCGTTGACATTTTACGTGCTTTAGATGTTCATTACGGTCGTCCGTTGATGATGACAAGTACCcaaaatatgaataaagaaCCAGACGAAATGATTACGGGTGAACGTAAGCCTAGAATAGATCTTTTTCGTACGTGCGTTGCTGCAGTGCCTCGTTTGATACCTGACGGAATGACCGGAGCGGAGCTAGTTGATTTATTGTCACGTTTAACTGTACACATGGACGAAGAACTTCGCGGATTGGCATATCAAAGCTTACAGACTCTAGCATTGGATTTTCCTGACTGGAGACAAGACGTTGTTCTAGGGTTCACACAATTTCTTGCCAGAGACGTTCAAGATACTTTTCCTCAACTTGTTGACAATGGTTTGAGAATGTTGTTACAACTTCTTACAAGCTGGAAGAATGCACTTATTAGTCCTAATATAAGATTGAAAGAGCAAACAGTGGAGAATGCAAGATCGAATATACGGCCGAACGTAGATACGACTATAAAAAGAAGCGAATCCGGACAA aaagtaGAACCAATATCGTGCGTTTTTCATCTGGTAGAAGGATTTGCATTGGTGATGCTTTGCAATTGTCGACTTTATCCTCGACGATTGGCTGTACATATACTTCGtgaattaaaattcttattaaaaatattag gaACTCCCGATGACGATCAACCTGTTATCGATGTGATAGACGCTTGTTGTCCAACTGTGttagaaaaatgttatcaTATGTTACCACCAGCAGAAAAAGCAGCTGCTGCTTCTACATTTAATATTGATCTTCAATGGATAGCTGATAGAAGTAGTTGCGTATGGACAGCAG GATTTCACGATGAAAACAGTACAAaaagttcttcttctttgaattTAAATGGGGCTGATCCATGGGGGACCTGTCTATTTGCATTTTTGGAAAAGGACAGAGTACTTACTCAATGTTCCAATGCCGTTGCTCATTCTTGGCCTATTGTTTTTACAAGAATAAATTCTCTATTTTCGGTAGTCGATCCTAC ACCTGTCAATGATAACAGAGCTTCTCTTTTACGAAGCTCTACTACGGTACGAAAGCCAGTAAATGAAAGAGATGTCTACATGCACGtttggaaaaattatttgactTTCGGATACAGAGTTGTACCACCTGTTCCAAGCCCTGTTGTTCGTTGTGCCAGTCCAGATCTCAGTCTCAG TGGTCAGCATACGGTGGAGTTTGGTGTGTTGTGCATGAGTAAGGAGTTGAGTCAGAGCCTGGAGAACCTCGGTGGGGCGCAGACCCTGCCGGGCCGGTTCTCAGTTCCGTCCATTTCCGGCATCTACATCAGGCATAAGCGGACCAG CTCTTCACCGGATAGTCTTTCCGCCGAAAGAGGTGACAACAAGTCACCAGGAACAAACGCGAGCCCCGCGGCTCTGTACAAATTAACGGTGCCTCTTTTGCGATGCGAGGCAATCGATGTTAGAGACGCTGCTGTACAAGCTATCGGTAAAGTGAATGCCGATGCTTTGAA agATTTGATGGAAGAATTAGTTCCCTATATACGTGAAGCTGTAGATCGCAAACAAGAAAACATGAGACGTAGAAGACGAAGGGATGCACTCAGATTGCAGTTAGTTCGGGTTTTAGAATTGATTGCTGAATATGGAACATTTGGAATTTG TCCCGCCGTTTTAGATCGCGAAACACAATCTCTTCATCCAACATTTGTTGAGTATATAGACGGAGCGcgtatttatttagaaaatgaaacCGATAAAGAAGCTCCAGCAgtaagagatattaaattacacttttgtaattttataagaaagatGATAGAAAGTTTTTCGT tGGAAACATGTCACAGTTTATTGAAGAGGGATTTAAGgcgaaatttatttatgctCTTTGCTAGTTGGGCTGGACCTTATGGTAGACCTCTTACGACTGTATCGTCTTtgcacgaagaagaaaagacatGTACGGAATTACAACTTTCAGCATTACAAGCTATGAGCGGTTTATTATGTTGTGGACCGTGTTTCAACCCGCAATCACTTTCTGAAGAGGGTGCGATATTATATCAATggttagatttattattagcTAGTAAGGATGAAAAG ATTTATGCCTTGGCTCGTGAAACAGTTGTTCTATTATTGGAAGGAAATCCTGATATTGGTGCACTTCTTGATTGGGTAGTCGATAGATGTTATACAGGCGCCCCGCACGTGGCTGATGGTTGTTTCCTCGCATTAGCAACAATATTTAGCGCAAG GGAATATCCTTGTGATCATTATACAAGTATCATTAACGTAACTTTAATGAATACTGGTTGTCCTCGTGCACCGGTTCACGACGAGGCTCTTCAACTCCTTCAGCTATTAGATCAAAGATTCTTTGGAAACGTGGGACCATTGCCGGCCACAGAACCCGAAACTG gTCAGGAGGATTTAGCGGCAAGCTCGACCGCTACTGCTTCAGGAGCAGTTCAACAATCGAATCCCACGGCAGGTGTATCTTCAAGTGGCACTATTCGAGGTGGTACCCTTGATGTTTTACTTTCAACTACTTATTGTCGCAGTCAAATGTATCTGTCACGTCAACTGGCCCAATTGCATCCAGAATTGACGATGCCTATGTTCAGCG AGATCACGCACAGATTTCAAACAGCACGCCGTGAAGTTCGACAACTGTTGCTTCAGTATTTACTACCTTGGCTACATAACATGGAATTAGTCGATCCCAACGTGCCACCCCCATCAAATCCTTTAAGTTATTATCag TATTACGCGAGTGAAATGACACGAGGTGGAGCACGCAGAGAAGGATGGGGTAGCGCAGAGGCGACAGAAATGGTACTCAATAACTTGTTCTACATTACGGCAAAG ttttccgATGAACATCCTAAAGATATCGAAGAATTATGGGCTACACTTTGTGGTTGTTGGCCAAACAATCTCAAAGTAATTATACGTTATCTTATAATTGTCTCGGGTATGGCTCCTCAAGAGTTACTTTCCTAC GCTAAACGAGTGGTTCTCTACTTGGCCAGAGCACGACCTGATCGTCTCGTAGATGAAATGATGACTGAATTACAAACTGTCGAAACTCTTAATTGTTTGATCGAGCGTACAGAAACACCACCTTTTTATCGGCTAACCAGCATGCGTAAGGCTTCGTCTCACAGCGATGCACCTACCGCGGATCCTGCTAATCCTCCGCGAGATTTGGGAGTTGAAAAAGGTACCATTCATACTAAACGACATTCTGGCGAGGATCCCGTTAAAACTGG ttCCAAGTCCGATACTGCGTTACGTGCTCTCGCTGGATTTCAAACCCCAAGGACAGAAAAAACTAGGACAGCAAGTGGGCCGCCAGTTCTTCCGGACGATTTGTCGACTCCTACGACGGAAGTCGAA CTAACTACAGACGAGTCTTGTTATATCGCACGACCAGTGGGTATGAGTGGTAAGACTCAATGCATTGgtgaaaaatttgatataccACAACCCCACCCATTGCCAATGCCAGAATACGGCGGATATTTTGCACCTTTAACCGAATACCTCCCTGATAGTTCGCAGCCTATAAGTGGCTTTCATAG ATGCAACATAGCAGTCATGCTGCTCACCGACGTTGTTGTAGATGGAGTGCAAGTTGACTGGGCGATTCACGTCCCTTTGATGTTGCATATTGTCTTTTTGGGTTTGGATCATTCGAGACCACTCGTAAGAGATCACTGTCGCTGTCTTCTATTAAATCTACTAGTCGTTCTCGGTGATCATAGAGATCATCTTGGGGTGGCAAGGATTTTACTTGCCTCAAAGACCAAACAATTAGGTTTAGGTCTTCCTACCCCAGCTTTACCAGTTTTGGAACATAATTTCACCGAAGTCGATCCAGAATTTGACAGTTACCTGTATGGACCACCGACAGTACCTCCACCCACCACACCACCACACTCTTCTTCACCTCCTCCGTCTTGTACACCACccccaccacctccacctccaccaccgcTACCACCTCCTTCATTTACGGAGTCATCTGCGTCTTTTTCTgcaccacctcctccaccaccaccacctccccCACCGTCTTTATTGTCCTCAGCGAATGGTACACCTACTCATTCACCCGTTCCTATATCCATGTCCACTACTCCAATATCCATGAATCACGTATTTCAGCAACTCGTAGACAATTGCAAAGATTATGGGGGCCCTCATTCCTATG ATTCTACAGTGTGCAATAGTTGGCCACCAACGTCAGGTACAAGCACAACGGTACCACCTGTGATAGTTACTCCAGAGGACAGTAATAATTGGGTTGGACCTCAACCTGGTCCGAACATGCCTATTCAAGATGTTATCAAATCTTTGATTAACTTTCTTGCATCTAG AATAAATCAACCTTTATGGAACTATGAGGACATGACAGCTAAAGTATGGTGGGTTCGTAGTGCCGAGCAACTTACGGTATTATTACGACACGTTTTAAGAGTGTTTAGAGATTCTTTGCCTCATGCATTAGTAAGCCAAAGATGGGCTCAAATTGCCTTACAATTGGGATTGTCCTGTTCGTCAAGACACTATGCTGGACGATCTCTTCAAGTGTTCCGTGCGTTACGTGTTCCTATTACATCGCGCATGCTTTCCGATATTTTATCTAGATTGGTTGAAACGGTTGCTGAACAAGGCGAAGACATGCAG GGCTACGTGACAGAATTACTTTTAACTTTGGAAGCAGCAGTTGATTCTTTAGAATCAGATTTTAGACCTTTagattttatgaaagaaatatttaaatccacgccaaatttaaataacaagGATCCCGTATCTGGTATAGTGATCGGAGGAAAACGTAGTCCTGGAGTAAATGGTTGTCCCACAGGACCACAAATTCTTTCTCACTTAAATCAAGTTGGACATACAAGAAGCACTAGTTATTCTGTTAGTTACTGTATGAAAAAATCCAGTGGTGGAAATACAGCCGTGAGCGAATTGAAAG aattaGATAACAGAGGGGGTTGTAACAAATATCCGAATTCTAATCTTTCGAGATCAAGATCAGCACAGTCTTTGAAATTATTAGGGGATTCTGCGACCCAAGACGATAAGATGACAATTTTAGCACAGCTATTTTGGCTATCGGTTTCACTTTTGGAATCGGACTATGAACATGAATTTCTTCTCGCTTTGAGATTACTAAGTCGAGTACTTCATAGGTTACCCTTGGATCGTCCAGATGCTAGAGATAAAGTTGAAAAATTACAACAACAATTAAGATGGAACTCTTTTCCTGGAGTACACGCACTTCTGTTGAAGGGATGTACGAGTCCAAATACATACGAACCAGTCGTAACATTACTTTCACAGTTTACTCCGTTACTGGATTTACCGGTGGTTGATCCCACTCAAAGTTTAGCTTTTCCAATGAATGTGGTTTCTTTACTTCCATACATGCTGTTGCATTATGAAGATGCAAATGAGTTGTGTATCAGAAGTGCAGAAAATATAGCACaa GTAAGTgcagaaaaagggaagaaactAGAAAATTTGGGCACTGTCATGACTTTGTATAGTCGTCGTACATTCAGTAAAGAAAGCTTTCAATGGACTAAGTGTGTTGTTAAATATCTTTACGATACGTATGCTCATTTGAGCTTTGACATGTTAGCCTTCCTGGTCGAGGTATTAGAAAAAGGTCCAGGAAGTGTTGCGTTACCTGTGCTCAGTATCATACACTGTATATTGCATTATGTTGATCTCGCATCGCAAGCAGCTCAACCAATTAACACTGAACTCTTGCAAGTTATTTCAAAATACGTTGAA ggACCTCACTGGAAGGAAGcacttaaaattttaaaactcGTTGTAACAAGATCCTCGACTTTAGTTGCACCACCGACATCAATGCATGTATCATCATGGGAATCATCTTTGGCATCACCACATCCAAGCTTTACGGACACGGAAATATTTACTAAAAAAGAGTTACCTG GttgcgataaaaataataaccaTAATGTGTAG